From the Clostridiales bacterium FE2011 genome, one window contains:
- a CDS encoding ATP-dependent DNA helicase RecQ — protein sequence MKVVDVVRSVMSEQMSLGIALKDLQELIDEGLVDHRLLQMGRQGRRFLSRWRDYLYGQNKISDEDLLMALRDTVLWLGKLPAPVLLRNLVEKKGNDFGLYVETSGDIAAIVSEPGWYVNDHYVRQCYGLDDIMTMRRPDTPGDRLLYQSTGFKNYKSFEQKVAIHTAVNLPEGFTLLVTLSTGEGKSTITQMTVACDRGLTVLVVPTTALGKDQYRAAVHNLAKVVPAEKIYDFCGGQTEHYQDLKKKLDQREIKLLITSPEAIVKNTQLREQLTWAAENAYLTHLVIDEAHIVQDWGATFRPDFQFLSMIRRELLKKSEGKLKTILLSATLSNQAVDELRILFSEVDKGRKNWIPIRCDSLRTEIRYMVDPISRGKDIQETQRKKVLRYVRTLPKPMLIYTIQPKVAKEWQKYLRENGICNTVVFSGLTDDDERTEIIKRWNEDDLDIVIATSAFGMGIDKPDVRTVIHVTMPESINRFYQEVGRGGRDGLPSISLLCYCPSIDHHQQVNITHRKIMTGEKLMKRWLEMARDPYARREADVIEVNTRMVPKYFTKEERENSGNRNRDWNLHTILFMVRHGYLDFVDLHYLPETGDYNIKVRLRDLRLLEDPDAMSRQVETDRDTEYDASDREFKVFIDMVDERKEHCFAESFSKIYTLAEMDCGGCAQHLDEHFISSRFRLHSFIPYYVSQGITDLPYKIWHDVNCLMVSQETRENTVNEISVALCMNKAGVSTWVQYDSKELREKAVDFPGLVLTREEAEEVLVHHPSLLGQAVLVTLGSNSWENQRLLAYGLKLIDQGLAVVFHMKTDTVYEASGRTLDQFQMCHIIRENELM from the coding sequence ATGAAAGTTGTTGATGTTGTTCGTTCGGTTATGTCTGAACAAATGAGTTTGGGAATCGCTTTGAAAGATTTGCAGGAATTAATTGATGAGGGATTGGTTGATCATCGCTTGCTCCAAATGGGGCGTCAGGGACGGAGGTTTCTTTCGCGTTGGCGTGATTATTTATATGGGCAAAATAAGATTTCAGATGAAGATTTGTTGATGGCACTTCGGGATACGGTTTTATGGTTGGGGAAATTACCAGCTCCGGTTTTGCTTCGTAATCTGGTAGAGAAGAAAGGCAATGATTTCGGACTATATGTAGAAACATCAGGAGATATTGCAGCCATCGTTTCTGAACCAGGGTGGTATGTGAACGATCATTATGTAAGGCAGTGCTATGGGCTGGATGACATAATGACAATGAGAAGACCAGATACGCCAGGAGATCGCCTACTGTATCAGTCAACAGGTTTTAAAAATTATAAGTCGTTTGAGCAAAAGGTTGCAATCCATACGGCAGTTAATCTACCGGAAGGATTTACGTTGCTTGTAACGTTATCGACAGGTGAGGGGAAAAGCACTATAACTCAGATGACTGTAGCTTGTGATCGTGGTCTGACAGTGCTCGTGGTTCCGACGACTGCATTGGGGAAGGATCAGTACCGTGCGGCAGTTCATAATTTGGCGAAAGTGGTTCCGGCTGAAAAGATATATGACTTTTGCGGTGGACAAACAGAGCATTATCAGGATCTGAAGAAAAAACTGGATCAGCGCGAGATTAAATTGCTGATTACTTCACCGGAAGCGATTGTTAAGAATACGCAGCTCAGAGAACAGTTGACATGGGCCGCTGAAAATGCATATCTCACACATCTAGTGATCGATGAGGCTCATATTGTTCAGGATTGGGGTGCAACTTTCCGCCCGGATTTTCAGTTCTTGAGTATGATTAGGCGTGAATTGCTGAAGAAAAGTGAAGGAAAATTAAAAACGATTCTGCTCAGCGCGACTCTTTCTAATCAGGCTGTAGATGAATTAAGAATTCTGTTTTCAGAAGTTGATAAAGGAAGAAAAAACTGGATTCCTATTCGTTGTGACTCCTTGCGGACGGAGATCAGATATATGGTGGATCCGATAAGCCGGGGTAAAGATATTCAGGAGACTCAGCGAAAAAAAGTTCTTCGGTATGTTCGGACGTTGCCAAAGCCGATGCTGATTTATACAATTCAGCCTAAGGTTGCGAAGGAATGGCAGAAGTATTTAAGAGAAAATGGAATATGCAATACTGTGGTTTTTTCCGGCCTTACAGATGACGATGAGCGGACGGAAATAATCAAGCGCTGGAATGAAGATGATTTGGATATTGTAATTGCCACGTCTGCCTTTGGTATGGGAATTGATAAGCCGGATGTTCGTACTGTTATACATGTAACTATGCCGGAATCTATTAACCGTTTTTATCAGGAAGTGGGACGTGGTGGACGTGATGGTTTGCCGTCAATCAGTCTTTTATGTTATTGTCCGTCCATTGATCATCATCAGCAGGTCAATATTACACATCGAAAGATTATGACTGGGGAAAAGCTGATGAAACGCTGGCTGGAAATGGCACGAGATCCGTATGCCCGGCGTGAAGCGGATGTGATCGAAGTCAATACAAGAATGGTACCGAAATACTTCACAAAAGAAGAAAGAGAAAACAGTGGAAATCGCAATCGTGACTGGAATCTGCATACTATTCTTTTTATGGTTCGTCATGGTTATTTGGATTTTGTTGATTTGCATTATTTACCGGAAACTGGTGATTATAACATTAAGGTTCGGCTAAGAGATTTACGTTTGCTGGAAGATCCTGATGCCATGAGCCGTCAGGTGGAAACTGATCGTGATACGGAGTATGATGCTTCCGACAGGGAGTTCAAGGTGTTCATTGATATGGTGGATGAAAGAAAAGAACACTGTTTCGCAGAAAGCTTTTCAAAAATATATACATTGGCCGAGATGGATTGCGGAGGTTGCGCACAGCATTTGGATGAGCATTTTATTTCCAGCCGTTTCAGGTTGCATAGTTTTATTCCGTATTATGTGTCACAGGGAATAACGGATTTGCCTTATAAGATCTGGCATGATGTAAATTGCCTTATGGTTTCGCAGGAAACAAGGGAAAACACCGTAAATGAAATATCGGTTGCCTTGTGCATGAACAAAGCAGGGGTTTCCACCTGGGTGCAGTATGATAGTAAGGAATTGAGGGAAAAGGCAGTTGATTTTCCGGGCTTGGTTTTGACAAGGGAAGAAGCAGAAGAGGTGCTGGTACATCATCCATCGCTTTTGGGGCAGGCAGTTCTGGTAACTTTGGGAAGTAATTCCTGGGAAAACCAACGTTTACTGGCGTACGGGTTAAAACTGATTGATCAGGGGCTTGCTGTTGTGTTCCATATGAAAACTGATACGGTTTATGAGGCAAGTGGCCGGACCTTGGATCAATTTCAGATGTGCCATATCATTAGAGAAAATGAATTAATGTGA
- a CDS encoding 3-deoxy-7-phosphoheptulonate synthase yields MSAPMEFVRKMPLPQEIKRDYPADITIQEIKENRDREISDVLTGKDSRMLLLIGPCSADREDAVLEYMSRLTEVNHEVCEKLLIVPRVYTNKPRTKGVGYKGMLHQPDPEKKEDMLAGIIAIRQLHMRVIRETGFTCAEEMLYPANFSYLSDLLGYVAVGARSVENQEHRLVASGLGIAVGMKNPTAGDITVMMNSIAAAQSPQEFIYRNWEVSTTGNPLAHAILRGYVDSFGRSHPNYHYENLRNLLQLYRQSDLENPAVIVDTNHNNSGKEYLEQIRICKDVMHSRSLNPEISTLVKGLMVESYLEDGAQKVGGGVYGQSITDPCLGWEKSRELIFRLAELV; encoded by the coding sequence ATGAGTGCCCCCATGGAATTTGTCCGCAAAATGCCCCTTCCCCAGGAGATCAAGCGGGATTACCCTGCCGATATCACCATTCAGGAAATCAAGGAGAACCGCGACCGGGAAATCTCCGATGTCCTGACCGGCAAGGATTCCCGTATGCTGCTCCTCATCGGCCCCTGCTCCGCGGACCGGGAAGACGCTGTCCTGGAATATATGTCCCGCCTCACGGAAGTGAACCATGAGGTCTGCGAAAAGCTCCTCATTGTTCCCCGGGTTTATACCAATAAGCCCCGCACCAAAGGCGTGGGCTACAAGGGCATGCTCCACCAGCCGGATCCGGAAAAGAAAGAAGATATGCTGGCCGGCATCATCGCCATCCGCCAGCTCCATATGCGGGTCATCCGGGAAACCGGCTTCACCTGTGCGGAAGAAATGCTCTATCCCGCCAACTTCAGCTATCTCTCCGACCTGTTAGGCTATGTGGCCGTCGGCGCCCGCTCCGTGGAAAACCAGGAGCACCGCCTGGTGGCCAGCGGCCTGGGCATCGCCGTGGGCATGAAGAACCCCACCGCCGGGGATATCACCGTGATGATGAACTCCATTGCCGCGGCCCAGAGCCCCCAGGAATTCATCTACCGGAACTGGGAAGTCAGCACCACAGGCAATCCCCTGGCCCACGCCATCCTGCGGGGCTATGTGGACAGTTTCGGCCGTTCCCATCCCAATTACCATTATGAGAACCTCCGGAACCTGCTGCAGCTCTACCGGCAGTCCGACCTGGAAAACCCTGCCGTCATTGTGGATACCAACCACAACAACTCCGGCAAGGAATACCTGGAGCAGATCCGCATCTGCAAGGACGTCATGCACAGCCGCTCCCTCAACCCGGAAATCTCCACCCTGGTCAAAGGCCTCATGGTGGAATCCTACCTGGAGGACGGCGCCCAGAAGGTGGGCGGCGGCGTCTACGGCCAGTCCATCACCGACCCCTGCCTGGGCTGGGAAAAGAGCCGCGAGCTCATCTTCCGCCTGGCGGAGCTGGTGTAA
- a CDS encoding ABC transporter ATP-binding protein has protein sequence MLVLKDLRKTFNPGTVMRKMALAGVDLTLNKGDFITVIGGNGAGKSTMLNAIAGTFQIDNGTITLGGRDITHLPEHKRAALLGRVFQDPMTGTAASMNIEENLALAYRRGQRRGLGWGISAKERILYKEKLATLDLGLETRMSSKVGLLSGGQRQALTLLMATLQKPELLLLDEHTAALDPKTAEKVLRLTRHLIEENNLTALMVTHNMKDALALGNRTIMMHEGKVILDLNAEEKQHMTVEDLLAQFEKASGRELVNDRMLLT, from the coding sequence ATGCTCGTGCTCAAAGACCTGCGGAAAACCTTCAACCCCGGCACCGTCATGCGCAAGATGGCGCTGGCTGGTGTGGACCTGACCCTGAACAAGGGCGATTTCATTACGGTCATCGGCGGCAACGGTGCCGGCAAGAGCACCATGCTCAACGCCATCGCCGGTACCTTCCAGATTGATAACGGCACCATCACCCTCGGCGGACGGGATATCACCCACCTGCCGGAGCACAAGCGGGCCGCCCTCCTGGGCCGCGTCTTCCAGGATCCCATGACCGGCACCGCCGCCTCCATGAACATTGAGGAAAACCTGGCCCTTGCCTACCGCCGGGGACAGCGCCGCGGCCTGGGCTGGGGCATCTCCGCAAAGGAGCGGATCCTGTATAAGGAAAAGCTGGCCACCCTGGATCTGGGCCTGGAGACCCGTATGTCCAGCAAGGTGGGCCTCCTGTCCGGCGGACAGCGCCAGGCCCTGACCCTGCTCATGGCCACCCTCCAGAAGCCGGAGCTCCTGCTCCTGGACGAGCACACCGCCGCCCTGGACCCCAAGACCGCGGAGAAGGTCCTGCGCCTCACCCGCCACCTGATCGAGGAAAACAACCTCACCGCCCTCATGGTCACCCATAACATGAAGGACGCCCTGGCCCTCGGCAACCGCACCATCATGATGCACGAAGGCAAGGTCATCCTGGACCTGAACGCGGAAGAGAAACAGCACATGACCGTCGAGGATCTCCTCGCCCAATTCGAAAAAGCTTCCGGCCGTGAGCTGGTTAATGACAGAATGCTGCTGACCTAA
- a CDS encoding WYL domain-containing protein, translating into MDTKERVLVLLQYLRNNTDEDTAVSAANIRQMFRDKGESVSLPTLRDDVASLQKAGCDIDISEEKGIGIFYKYLSREWSMPELQVLVDAVSAAQFIPQARSKELIRKLSTMAGPSHTKDLVPQIMVSEHVKAKNKNMIYSVQAIRKAIDRDRKITFRYLQYNTDKKQVPKHLGILEEQYVVSPYATVWNDDRYYLVGYSDKRRQVTVFRIDRMEVPKQLTKKRVPPPEDFDVRDYTDKVFRMYGGPEEKVTLRCKLDILDQVIDRFGDQIELKNITRNHFVIDVPVGLSTTFYAWVFQFVGQMNILSPEHVREAYAGYLEEALDDVLGE; encoded by the coding sequence ATGGATACCAAAGAAAGAGTCCTGGTGCTTCTTCAATACCTGAGGAACAATACGGATGAGGACACCGCAGTCAGCGCCGCCAACATCCGGCAGATGTTCAGGGATAAAGGTGAAAGCGTCTCCCTTCCTACCCTCCGCGACGATGTTGCCAGCCTGCAGAAAGCCGGCTGCGATATCGACATCAGCGAAGAAAAAGGGATCGGCATTTTCTATAAATACCTGAGCCGGGAATGGTCCATGCCGGAACTCCAGGTATTGGTGGACGCCGTATCTGCCGCCCAATTCATCCCACAGGCCAGGAGCAAGGAACTGATCCGGAAGCTGTCCACCATGGCGGGGCCTTCCCATACCAAAGATCTGGTTCCCCAGATCATGGTTTCGGAACATGTGAAAGCCAAAAACAAAAATATGATCTATTCCGTCCAGGCCATCCGGAAAGCCATTGACCGGGACAGAAAAATCACCTTCCGATACCTTCAGTACAACACAGATAAAAAACAGGTGCCGAAACATCTCGGCATCCTGGAAGAACAATATGTTGTTTCCCCTTACGCCACCGTCTGGAACGATGACCGTTATTACCTGGTCGGCTATTCAGACAAACGCAGACAAGTCACGGTATTCCGGATCGACCGGATGGAAGTTCCGAAGCAACTTACGAAAAAGCGTGTCCCTCCGCCCGAAGACTTTGATGTCCGGGACTACACCGACAAAGTTTTCCGCATGTACGGCGGTCCGGAGGAAAAAGTCACTCTCCGTTGCAAACTGGATATCCTTGATCAGGTCATAGACCGCTTCGGTGATCAGATAGAACTCAAGAACATCACCAGAAACCATTTCGTCATCGACGTCCCAGTCGGTCTCAGCACCACCTTCTACGCCTGGGTCTTCCAGTTCGTAGGTCAGATGAACATCCTCTCCCCCGAACACGTCCGGGAAGCCTATGCCGGATATCTGGAAGAAGCCCTGGATGATGTATTAGGAGAATGA